The genomic segment CCCTAGTTCATGAATACATCGAGAGAATGCATGCACGGTACCTTGCTGAAAGCCCTGCTATGGATGTAGATATTCACTACGCCTTAACAGTTTGCTCTACCGTGGCCGCAGCTGTGGTCTTACTTTCTTACAGCTTGTCCGAGAGCGCCATATCCGCTTAAAGGTAGAACTGTATGGCTTAATGCCCCGCTAGATGCGCAGGGAACCGCGGAAGCCGCGCACACCGTAGTAAGACTGCGCGCCGTTATGATATATGAAGACCTGGCCATAGCGGCGGTCGCCAAATAGCGCACCGCCGAGTTTTCTTATGTCGGGCGGCGTTTTTAGCCAGCTTGAGGTCTTGGTATCAAAATCGCCTAGTGTCTGTAGTTCGCGATACTCCGCCTCAGTTAGCATTTCAATGCCCATGGTTGCGGCCATATCCATAGCACTAGTTTCTGGCCTGTGCTCTTTCCTAGCTTCGAGTCCCGCGCGGTCGTAGCAAGTATTTCGCCGCCACGCTGGGGCCTCTGGAGCACAATCATAAAAGATGTACTCGCCCGTCAACTGATCAAATTTAACTAAGTCCGGCTCTCCGCCGGACTCTTCCATTTTATAGAGCGACCACAACTTTTCGCTCTTGGCCTCGAGCCTCGCTTGTACCTTAGACCACTCGCAGTCGCTATGGCGGCGCATGTTTCGCTCGAAACGCGCCTTAAGTGCACTAATGAGTGCCGCCTGTTGTTCTGGTGAAAGCTCGTGTCTTTCACTGTCCATAGTAAACCTCCCCTAGTCAGACTACATCTTGTACTTCCAGGTTAGGGTGGAGCACAGCAAGGCCCCGAAAAGGGCTAAGGCGCCCGCGCCCAAGAAAGCGGGGGTAAAGCTGCCTGTGGCATCATAGACGGCGGCACCAACTGCCGGCATAAAGGCACCAAAGGCGAGGC from the Bacillota bacterium genome contains:
- a CDS encoding DUF4256 domain-containing protein, which translates into the protein MDSERHELSPEQQAALISALKARFERNMRRHSDCEWSKVQARLEAKSEKLWSLYKMEESGGEPDLVKFDQLTGEYIFYDCAPEAPAWRRNTCYDRAGLEARKEHRPETSAMDMAATMGIEMLTEAEYRELQTLGDFDTKTSSWLKTPPDIRKLGGALFGDRRYGQVFIYHNGAQSYYGVRGFRGSLRI